Proteins from one Algicella marina genomic window:
- a CDS encoding LysE family translocator, whose product MPWHDLLSVFGLYALTLFSPGPAKLAVIGVALSSGRYLGLATSLGVTMASVAWSTGAAIGATTLVRTWPESVVLLRLLGSGYLLWLAFVFGRAGWRGGSDRKILPTLAPESWPHAFLIGFSIHLANPNAALFWIGLFALVVTPGVGAFTLGVVVAGCGMMALAGFGTYALVFSGQKVRGAVGGRSRAIAIGASCILAMVALRIAFLSLA is encoded by the coding sequence ATGCCTTGGCATGATCTTTTGTCAGTCTTTGGGCTGTACGCGCTGACACTTTTCTCGCCGGGCCCTGCGAAGTTGGCGGTAATCGGCGTGGCGCTGTCATCCGGGCGATACCTCGGCTTGGCAACTTCGCTGGGCGTAACGATGGCGTCGGTGGCATGGAGCACCGGCGCGGCGATTGGTGCCACTACGTTGGTGAGGACTTGGCCGGAAAGTGTGGTTTTGCTACGCCTTCTAGGCTCAGGTTACCTCCTTTGGCTGGCGTTCGTCTTTGGTCGGGCCGGATGGCGTGGTGGTTCCGACCGTAAGATACTACCGACGCTCGCCCCGGAGTCGTGGCCACACGCCTTTCTCATCGGATTCTCGATCCATCTGGCCAATCCCAATGCCGCGTTGTTCTGGATCGGGCTCTTCGCCCTAGTTGTGACGCCTGGCGTCGGTGCGTTTACGCTTGGCGTGGTTGTCGCAGGGTGCGGTATGATGGCCCTAGCTGGATTCGGTACATATGCATTGGTCTTTTCTGGCCAAAAGGTACGCGGCGCAGTTGGCGGCCGAAGCCGGGCTATTGCAATCGGTGCATCGTGTATCCTGGCAATGGTGGCACTCCGCATTGCTTTCCTGTCGCTGGCATAG
- the acpS gene encoding holo-ACP synthase: protein MILGIGTDLCNIDRISGTLERFGDRFRNRVFTEIEQRKAERRADTAGTYAKRWAAKEACSKALGTGLRMGISWKDMRVSNISTGQPRMEVTGWAAERLAEMTPPGYEAHIHVTLTDDHPWAQAFVIIEALPVGVSPTASA from the coding sequence ATGATCCTGGGGATAGGTACCGACCTTTGTAACATTGATCGGATTTCAGGCACCCTGGAACGCTTCGGCGACCGGTTCCGAAATCGTGTGTTCACTGAAATAGAGCAACGCAAGGCGGAGAGGCGGGCCGATACCGCAGGAACCTATGCCAAGCGGTGGGCCGCGAAAGAGGCTTGTTCCAAGGCACTGGGCACAGGATTACGGATGGGAATCAGTTGGAAGGATATGCGTGTCTCTAACATCTCCACCGGACAACCGCGGATGGAGGTGACGGGGTGGGCGGCGGAGCGACTGGCGGAGATGACGCCGCCCGGCTACGAGGCGCATATTCATGTCACCCTGACCGACGATCATCCGTGGGCTCAGGCGTTCGTGATCATAGAGGCACTGCCGGTCGGAGTGTCACCCACCGCATCCGCTTGA
- the lepB gene encoding signal peptidase I, whose protein sequence is MASKTKSSGGGLGELIKTIVYALLLAGLIRTIIFQPFWIPTGSMKPTLLIGDFLFVNKFAYGYSAYSCPGYRDFNLCAFAEGSDKRLLESMPERGDVVVFRHPVSGQDYIKRLIGLPGDTIEVRNGQVILNGETVSQELAAPFVEIKELQGPARSLPQCTENVGLGGRCEKEQFVETLPNGVAHATLSFGTTTGDNSGPFTVPDRQFFFMGDNRDNSLDSRFARPRGVGFVPMENLIGRADRVIFSSAGKSILFFWTWRSDRFFKAIE, encoded by the coding sequence ATGGCATCCAAGACCAAATCGAGCGGCGGTGGCTTGGGCGAGCTTATCAAGACGATTGTCTATGCGCTGCTGCTCGCCGGGCTAATCCGGACGATCATCTTCCAACCGTTCTGGATTCCGACCGGCTCCATGAAGCCCACCCTGCTGATCGGTGATTTCTTGTTTGTGAACAAGTTCGCCTATGGCTATTCAGCGTACTCCTGTCCGGGATATCGTGATTTCAATCTTTGCGCGTTCGCCGAAGGGTCGGACAAACGTCTGCTCGAATCCATGCCGGAGCGTGGTGATGTCGTTGTCTTCCGGCACCCCGTCAGTGGGCAAGACTACATTAAGCGGCTGATCGGCCTGCCTGGCGATACAATCGAAGTGCGAAATGGCCAGGTAATCCTCAATGGGGAGACAGTGTCGCAAGAGCTTGCCGCGCCCTTCGTGGAAATCAAGGAGCTGCAAGGGCCAGCGCGTTCGTTGCCGCAATGTACGGAAAATGTGGGGCTCGGCGGACGTTGCGAGAAGGAACAGTTTGTTGAAACGCTGCCCAATGGCGTTGCGCATGCCACGTTGAGCTTCGGCACCACTACCGGCGACAATTCCGGCCCGTTTACTGTACCCGACCGCCAGTTCTTCTTCATGGGTGACAACCGTGACAACTCCCTCGACAGTCGGTTCGCACGTCCGCGCGGCGTAGGCTTCGTGCCGATGGAAAACCTGATCGGCCGTGCAGACAGGGTGATTTTCTCGTCCGCCGGGAAGTCCATTCTGTTCTTCTGGACATGGCGGAGTGACCGTTTTTTCAAGGCAATTGAATAG